One window of Thermus antranikianii DSM 12462 genomic DNA carries:
- a CDS encoding pseudouridine synthase has product MEKPLRLQAFLARAGMGSRRKAEELIRQGRVRVNGRVAVLGQKVNPGDVVEVDGKPVEPPRERIVLALHKPKGYTTTRHDPYAQKTVFDLLPNIPGLHPIGRLDRDSEGLLLLTNDGHLTLRLTHPRYGVRKVYRVYTERGTLPWAICQRLLEGVDLEDGPARALACRPAPGGALLTLAEGRKREVRRMLKAVGYPVKRLIRLQVGPIRLGNLPPGKWRQLSPREVEALLRETPVE; this is encoded by the coding sequence ATGGAGAAACCCCTGCGCCTCCAGGCCTTCCTGGCCCGCGCCGGCATGGGAAGCCGCAGGAAGGCGGAGGAGCTTATCCGCCAAGGCCGGGTGCGGGTGAACGGTAGGGTGGCCGTCTTGGGGCAAAAGGTGAACCCGGGGGACGTGGTGGAGGTGGACGGGAAACCGGTGGAACCCCCCCGGGAAAGGATCGTCCTGGCCCTCCACAAGCCCAAGGGCTACACCACCACCCGCCATGACCCCTACGCCCAAAAGACGGTCTTTGACCTTCTGCCCAATATCCCGGGCCTCCATCCCATAGGCCGCCTGGACCGGGACTCGGAGGGGCTCCTCCTCCTCACCAACGACGGCCACCTGACCCTCCGCCTCACCCACCCCCGTTACGGGGTCAGGAAGGTCTACCGGGTCTACACGGAAAGGGGCACCCTGCCCTGGGCCATTTGTCAGCGGCTTTTAGAGGGAGTGGACCTCGAGGATGGCCCTGCCCGAGCCCTGGCCTGCCGGCCGGCTCCCGGGGGTGCCCTCCTCACCCTGGCGGAAGGCCGGAAGCGGGAGGTGCGAAGGATGTTGAAGGCCGTGGGCTACCCGGTGAAGAGGCTCATCAGGCTCCAGGTGGGACCCATCCGCCTGGGCAACCTACCCCCGGGAAAGTGGCGGCAACTTTCGCCAAGGGAGGTGGAAGCCCTTTTACGGGAAACCCCAGTAGAATAA
- a CDS encoding enoyl-CoA hydratase/isomerase family protein, translating into MDLEGRYPSLSFTWPRPGVLEITLRGGKLNALGPEAHRDLARIWRDLGELEDVKAVLLRGEGGVFSAGGSFALIEEMRSSHQTLMRVFWEARELVLGPMDFPRPVVAAVEGVAVGAGLALALASDVVVVGKKARLLDGHLRLGVAAGDHAVLLWPLLVGMAKAKYHLLLNEPLTGEEAERLGLVALAVEDEKVYEKALEVATRLAEGPKEALSLTKHALNNWFRTFVPHFEVSLALEFLGFQGEALEEGLRALKEKRKPQF; encoded by the coding sequence ATGGACCTAGAAGGCCGTTACCCCAGCCTTTCCTTCACCTGGCCCCGGCCCGGGGTGCTGGAAATCACCCTGCGGGGGGGAAAACTCAACGCCTTGGGCCCCGAAGCCCACCGGGACCTGGCCCGCATCTGGCGGGACTTAGGGGAGCTCGAGGACGTGAAGGCCGTTCTTTTGAGGGGCGAGGGTGGGGTCTTCTCCGCCGGGGGTTCCTTCGCCCTTATTGAGGAGATGCGCTCCTCCCACCAAACCTTGATGCGGGTCTTTTGGGAAGCGAGGGAGCTGGTGCTCGGGCCCATGGACTTCCCCAGGCCGGTGGTGGCCGCGGTGGAGGGGGTGGCGGTGGGAGCGGGGCTGGCCTTGGCCCTGGCCAGCGACGTGGTGGTGGTGGGCAAGAAGGCCAGGCTTCTGGACGGTCACCTTAGGCTTGGGGTGGCAGCCGGGGACCATGCGGTCCTCCTGTGGCCCCTCCTGGTGGGCATGGCCAAGGCCAAGTACCACCTTCTCCTCAATGAACCCCTCACCGGGGAAGAAGCGGAGCGGCTGGGCCTGGTGGCCCTGGCCGTGGAGGATGAAAAGGTGTACGAAAAGGCCCTCGAGGTGGCCACGCGCCTGGCCGAAGGCCCCAAGGAGGCCCTAAGCCTCACCAAACACGCCCTGAACAACTGGTTCCGCACCTTCGTGCCCCACTTTGAGGTGTCCTTGGCCCTGGAGTTTTTGGGGTTCCAGGGAGAAGCATTGGAAGAAGGGCTACGGGCGCTTAAGGAAAAGCGCAAACCCCAGTTCTAG
- the truB gene encoding tRNA pseudouridine(55) synthase TruB: protein MALYAVDKPLHLTSHDAVEEARRLLGTRRVGHTGTLDPLATGLLLLVSDESTKLVPFLSGEDKEYIAWVSFGATTPTLDAEGPVSEEAPVRFDRKDLESVLPSFLRLKEQVPPLYSAIKVGGKRAYEAAREGKPLELGPRPVKYLEVELLALDPEPIPHPIAPSAKGWRLVEKGGRKVELPKPLGPYPTAVIRLVVGPGTYVRAFARDLGEKLKTKAFLSGLVRTRIGKVGLERAVKLSELSPEKAIPETDILPFPVVELSHTEARRVLEGIPLPIPALGYVALVDSRRRLLAIAEGDGFKLKIRRVFVKEA from the coding sequence ATGGCCCTCTATGCGGTGGACAAGCCCCTCCACCTCACCTCCCATGATGCGGTGGAGGAGGCGAGGCGCCTGCTTGGTACCCGCCGGGTGGGGCATACCGGAACCCTGGATCCCCTGGCCACGGGCCTTCTCCTTTTGGTTTCCGACGAGAGCACCAAGCTGGTTCCCTTCCTCTCAGGGGAGGACAAGGAGTACATCGCCTGGGTTTCCTTCGGGGCCACCACCCCTACCTTGGATGCGGAGGGACCGGTGAGCGAGGAAGCGCCGGTGCGCTTTGACCGTAAGGACTTAGAAAGCGTTCTCCCTTCCTTTTTGAGGCTCAAGGAGCAGGTGCCTCCCCTCTACTCCGCCATTAAGGTGGGAGGAAAAAGGGCCTACGAGGCCGCTCGGGAAGGGAAGCCCTTGGAGCTTGGCCCGAGGCCGGTAAAGTACCTGGAGGTGGAACTCCTGGCCTTGGACCCCGAGCCCATACCCCATCCCATCGCTCCTTCGGCCAAGGGCTGGCGGCTTGTGGAAAAGGGGGGGCGCAAGGTGGAGCTTCCTAAGCCCTTGGGGCCCTACCCCACGGCGGTGATCCGCCTGGTGGTGGGCCCTGGCACCTATGTGCGGGCCTTTGCCCGGGACCTGGGGGAAAAGCTCAAGACCAAGGCTTTCCTTTCCGGGCTGGTGCGCACCCGCATCGGCAAGGTGGGGCTGGAGCGGGCGGTGAAGCTTTCTGAACTCTCCCCGGAAAAGGCCATCCCTGAGACCGATATCCTGCCCTTTCCGGTGGTGGAGCTATCCCACACCGAGGCTCGGCGCGTTCTGGAGGGGATCCCCTTGCCCATCCCTGCCTTGGGTTATGTGGCCTTGGTGGATTCCCGAAGAAGGCTTCTGGCCATCGCTGAAGGCGATGGCTTCAAGCTCAAGATAAGGCGTGTCTTTGTCAAGGAGGCGTAG
- the ald gene encoding alanine dehydrogenase, producing the protein MVIGVPKEIKTLENRVAMTPGGVESLVKRGHTVLVERGAGVGSGLSDAEYERAGAELVSREEAWGAEMVVKVKEPLPEEYPFLRPGLILFTYLHLAADRALTEAMLRSGVTGIAYETVQLPDGSLPLLVPMSEVAGRMAPQVGAQFLEKPYGGRGVLLGGVPGVAPASVVILGGGTVGTNAAKIALGMGAQVTILDVNHRRLQYLDDIFGGRVVTLTATEANIKKSIQHADLLIGAVLVPGAKAPKLVTRDMLPLMKEGSVIVDVAVDQGGCVETIRPTTHAEPTYVVEGVVHYGVANMPGAVPRTSTFALTNQTLPYVLKLAEKGLQALLEDSALLKGLNTYKGLLTHPGVAEAFGLPYTPPEEALRR; encoded by the coding sequence ATGGTGATCGGCGTACCCAAGGAGATCAAGACCCTGGAAAACCGCGTGGCCATGACCCCGGGTGGGGTGGAAAGCCTGGTCAAGCGGGGGCATACCGTTCTGGTGGAGCGGGGAGCGGGTGTGGGTTCCGGCCTATCCGATGCCGAGTACGAGCGGGCGGGGGCTGAGCTGGTGAGCCGGGAAGAGGCCTGGGGAGCGGAGATGGTGGTGAAGGTGAAGGAGCCCCTCCCCGAGGAGTATCCCTTTTTGCGCCCCGGGCTTATCCTCTTTACCTATTTGCACCTGGCCGCTGATCGTGCTCTCACCGAGGCCATGCTGCGAAGCGGGGTCACGGGGATAGCCTACGAGACCGTGCAGCTTCCTGATGGCTCCCTACCCCTATTGGTTCCCATGAGCGAGGTGGCGGGGCGCATGGCCCCCCAGGTGGGGGCCCAGTTCCTGGAGAAGCCCTACGGGGGGCGGGGGGTGCTTTTGGGCGGGGTTCCCGGGGTGGCCCCGGCCAGCGTGGTCATCCTGGGGGGTGGCACCGTGGGCACCAACGCCGCCAAGATCGCCTTGGGTATGGGGGCCCAGGTGACCATCCTGGATGTGAACCACAGGCGCCTTCAGTACCTGGACGATATCTTCGGGGGCCGGGTGGTCACCCTCACCGCCACCGAGGCCAACATCAAGAAGAGCATCCAGCACGCCGATCTCCTCATCGGGGCGGTCTTGGTGCCGGGGGCCAAGGCCCCCAAGCTGGTCACCCGGGATATGCTTCCCCTCATGAAGGAGGGCTCGGTGATCGTGGATGTGGCCGTGGACCAGGGGGGGTGTGTGGAGACCATCCGCCCCACCACCCACGCGGAGCCCACCTATGTGGTGGAGGGAGTGGTGCACTACGGTGTGGCCAACATGCCGGGAGCGGTGCCCAGGACCAGCACCTTCGCCCTTACCAACCAGACCCTCCCCTACGTGCTGAAGCTGGCGGAAAAGGGCCTTCAAGCCCTCCTGGAGGATAGCGCTCTTCTTAAGGGTTTGAACACCTACAAGGGACTCCTCACCCATCCCGGGGTGGCGGAGGCCTTCGGCCTGCCCTATACTCCCCCGGAGGAAGCCCTAAGGAGGTAG
- a CDS encoding Asp23/Gls24 family envelope stress response protein: MQGRVTVTEGALASLLALAAHEVPGVVGMAPAGLKDQVVRILGRQEASEGVVVRQDPAGPGKYAVDFYVVVAVDTRIPTVVESLAERVAFVAKKLAGVELSQVRVHVVGVGRG, translated from the coding sequence ATGCAAGGACGGGTGACGGTAACCGAAGGGGCCTTAGCCTCCTTGCTGGCCCTGGCAGCCCATGAGGTGCCGGGGGTGGTGGGGATGGCCCCGGCGGGGCTAAAGGATCAGGTGGTGCGCATTCTGGGGCGGCAAGAAGCCAGCGAGGGCGTGGTGGTGCGTCAGGACCCGGCCGGCCCTGGCAAGTACGCCGTGGACTTCTACGTGGTGGTGGCGGTAGATACCCGTATCCCCACGGTGGTGGAGTCCCTGGCGGAGCGGGTGGCCTTCGTTGCCAAGAAGCTTGCCGGGGTGGAGCTTTCCCAGGTGCGGGTGCACGTGGTGGGGGTGGGGCGTGGCTAG
- a CDS encoding DAK2 domain-containing protein, giving the protein MASLGPGEVAEAFRYATDWFSVFVEEINALNVYPVPDGDTGTNMNLTLQSARRELDLADTSKMPEVARAIAYGSLLGARGNSGVILSQILKGFSEALRKKEVLDASALAEALRLGAETGYRAVMKPVEGTILTVARAAGEGAQGETLEEILENALGAAQKALERTPDLLPVLKQAGVVDAGGAGYVRFLEGIRGYLLRLPLPEPPKVERYAQTAFATEEFGYCTEFLMEGVEVPIERIREAVAPFGDSLLVVGAEGYVKGHIHTDDPDGLLATVARFGRMVRTKVEDMAEQHTEILAMVGAGEGAPPPTGLVAVALGHGPTRVFRSLGARVVAGGQTQNPSVEDLLSAIRSVASPKVILLPNNPNVFLAAEKAAELAKAQGKEVYVLKTRTLGQGLAAAVRYFPEVEAEELLPEMEEALKGAVTLEVTWASRDAEVDGVKVLKDKPIGLLDGRLVLMGETPEEVLEGLIRLAGEDKEILTLFLGPNTPKEKAEEVARKFPGLVVEILPGGPELYAYLGVLE; this is encoded by the coding sequence GTGGCTAGCCTTGGCCCTGGGGAGGTGGCCGAGGCCTTCCGCTACGCCACGGACTGGTTTTCCGTGTTCGTGGAGGAGATCAACGCCCTCAACGTCTACCCTGTCCCCGATGGGGACACGGGCACCAACATGAACCTCACCCTCCAGTCCGCTCGGCGGGAGCTGGATCTGGCTGACACCTCCAAGATGCCCGAGGTAGCCCGGGCCATCGCCTACGGGAGCCTTTTGGGGGCCCGGGGGAACAGCGGGGTGATCCTTTCCCAGATCCTGAAGGGGTTCAGCGAGGCCCTTCGCAAGAAGGAGGTGCTGGATGCCTCCGCCCTGGCCGAGGCCCTGCGCCTGGGGGCGGAAACCGGATACAGGGCGGTGATGAAGCCAGTGGAGGGCACCATCCTCACCGTGGCCCGGGCTGCTGGGGAGGGAGCCCAAGGGGAGACCCTCGAGGAGATCCTGGAAAATGCCCTTGGCGCAGCCCAAAAGGCCCTGGAGAGGACTCCGGATCTCCTTCCCGTGCTGAAGCAGGCGGGAGTGGTGGACGCTGGGGGTGCGGGGTACGTGCGCTTTTTGGAAGGTATCCGGGGATACCTCCTTAGGCTTCCCCTGCCCGAGCCCCCTAAGGTGGAGCGCTACGCCCAGACCGCCTTCGCCACCGAGGAGTTTGGCTATTGCACAGAGTTCCTCATGGAGGGGGTGGAGGTGCCCATTGAGCGGATCCGGGAGGCGGTAGCGCCTTTTGGGGACTCCTTGCTGGTGGTGGGGGCTGAGGGGTATGTGAAGGGGCATATCCACACCGATGACCCCGATGGCCTCCTGGCCACCGTGGCCCGCTTCGGTCGCATGGTGCGTACCAAGGTGGAGGACATGGCCGAGCAGCACACGGAGATCCTGGCCATGGTGGGGGCAGGGGAGGGGGCCCCTCCTCCCACGGGCCTGGTAGCGGTGGCTCTGGGGCATGGCCCTACCCGGGTCTTCCGCAGCCTGGGGGCCCGGGTGGTGGCGGGAGGGCAGACGCAAAACCCCAGCGTGGAGGACCTGCTTTCCGCCATCAGGAGCGTGGCGAGCCCCAAGGTGATCCTCCTCCCCAACAACCCCAACGTCTTCCTGGCGGCGGAGAAGGCGGCGGAGCTGGCCAAAGCCCAGGGCAAAGAGGTGTACGTGCTCAAAACCCGCACCCTGGGCCAGGGCCTGGCGGCGGCCGTGCGCTACTTTCCCGAGGTGGAAGCGGAGGAGCTTCTTCCGGAGATGGAGGAGGCCCTGAAGGGGGCGGTGACCCTCGAGGTCACCTGGGCCAGCCGGGACGCCGAGGTGGATGGGGTCAAGGTCCTGAAGGATAAGCCCATCGGGCTTCTGGATGGCAGGCTGGTCCTCATGGGGGAAACCCCCGAGGAGGTGCTGGAGGGCCTTATCCGCCTGGCCGGAGAAGACAAGGAGATCCTCACCCTTTTCCTGGGCCCCAACACCCCCAAGGAAAAGGCCGAGGAAGTGGCCAGGAAGTTCCCGGGGCTCGTGGTGGAGATCCTTCCCGGCGGGCCCGAGCTCTACGCCTACCTGGGGGTTTTGGAGTAG
- a CDS encoding 3D domain-containing protein, which translates to MRGLLILLFSALAVAGAWAQMAGQKTMVLEATAYTSSVRETDSTPFVTATGMRARLGVLAVSPDLLKVLPYGTKVRLRDLGSVYGRGRGQFDYLFRERIFVVADVMHPRMRGKVDVWLPDRATALRFGRRIVELEVVEYPRR; encoded by the coding sequence ATGCGGGGTTTGCTGATCTTGCTCTTCTCTGCCCTGGCCGTTGCCGGGGCCTGGGCCCAGATGGCGGGCCAGAAGACCATGGTCCTCGAGGCCACCGCCTACACCTCCAGCGTGCGGGAAACCGACTCCACTCCCTTTGTCACCGCCACCGGCATGCGTGCTCGCCTGGGGGTTCTGGCGGTGAGCCCGGACCTCCTCAAGGTTTTGCCCTACGGCACCAAGGTGCGCCTTAGGGACCTGGGTTCCGTGTACGGCCGGGGCCGGGGGCAGTTTGACTACCTTTTCCGGGAGCGTATCTTCGTGGTGGCCGACGTGATGCACCCTAGGATGCGGGGGAAGGTGGACGTCTGGCTTCCCGACCGGGCCACGGCCCTGCGTTTTGGCCGCAGGATCGTGGAGCTGGAGGTGGTGGAATATCCCAGGCGCTAA
- a CDS encoding ABC transporter permease, giving the protein MRFALFLALAHLRRRPLQTGLALLGVGVGVAVLLAALSLTNGFVSGLVRATLKAYPHLVLFSLSEELPPFPRGEHPEVEAYAPFAATKALLTRPAEGARGPGVDFATLVGLGVGGEALYPDLGLRLEPGGIYLGSALQQSLGAFVGDRLYAMSATQERVELRVLGAFRTGNYLLDSAYAFVDLKTVERLSGIRAQGYQVRLKDPWRAKEIGVVLAGTRFFPQAWQDTQRTLLEQLSLQKRVLGILIFLIVAVAALGVANLLVLKVVEKTPEIALLRAMGASRLTVGMVFALEGVFLGIGGVLLGNLLGYLLCLYLSLRPVNLPGELYFLTHLPVEMRLSDFLLVSAASLFATFLSALLPLFRALGVQPGVVLR; this is encoded by the coding sequence GTGCGCTTTGCCCTCTTCCTGGCCCTGGCCCACCTTCGGCGTAGACCCCTGCAGACGGGGCTGGCCCTTTTAGGGGTAGGGGTGGGGGTGGCGGTCCTCCTCGCCGCCCTTTCCCTCACCAATGGCTTTGTCAGCGGCCTGGTGCGGGCCACCTTGAAGGCCTATCCCCACCTGGTCCTCTTCAGCTTAAGCGAGGAGCTTCCTCCCTTTCCCAGAGGGGAACATCCGGAGGTGGAAGCCTACGCACCCTTCGCTGCCACCAAGGCGCTTTTAACCCGTCCGGCGGAGGGCGCCAGGGGTCCTGGGGTGGACTTCGCCACCCTGGTGGGCTTGGGCGTGGGAGGTGAGGCCCTCTATCCCGATCTCGGGCTAAGGTTGGAACCCGGGGGCATTTACCTGGGCTCGGCCCTGCAACAGTCCCTGGGAGCCTTTGTGGGGGATAGGCTCTACGCCATGTCCGCCACCCAGGAGCGGGTGGAGCTAAGGGTCTTGGGGGCGTTTCGCACGGGAAACTACCTCTTGGACTCCGCCTATGCCTTTGTGGATCTGAAAACGGTGGAGAGGCTTTCCGGCATACGGGCCCAGGGGTACCAGGTGCGCCTTAAGGACCCCTGGCGGGCCAAGGAGATAGGGGTGGTCCTTGCGGGCACTCGCTTTTTTCCCCAGGCCTGGCAGGATACCCAGCGCACCCTTTTGGAGCAGCTTTCCCTGCAGAAGCGGGTCCTGGGCATCCTGATCTTCCTGATTGTGGCGGTGGCCGCCTTGGGGGTGGCCAACCTTCTGGTGCTTAAGGTGGTGGAGAAGACCCCGGAGATCGCCCTGCTTCGGGCCATGGGAGCCTCGAGGCTCACTGTGGGAATGGTCTTCGCCCTGGAAGGGGTTTTTCTGGGGATTGGGGGGGTTCTTCTGGGCAATCTCTTGGGGTATCTTCTTTGCCTCTACCTTTCCCTTCGCCCGGTGAACCTTCCCGGGGAGCTTTACTTCCTCACCCACCTGCCCGTGGAGATGCGCCTTTCCGACTTCCTTCTGGTGAGCGCCGCGAGCCTTTTCGCCACCTTCCTTTCCGCCCTTCTTCCCCTGTTCCGCGCCCTCGGAGTCCAGCCCGGCGTAGTCCTAAGGTAG
- the rpsL gene encoding 30S ribosomal protein S12, which produces MPTINQLVRKGREKVQKKSKVPALKGAPFRRGVCTVVRTVTPKKPNSALRKVAKVRLTSGYEVTAYIPGEGHNLQEHSVVLVRGGRVKDLPGVRYHIVRGVYDAQGVKDRKKSRSKYGTKKPKETKGAAPAKKK; this is translated from the coding sequence CTGCCGACGATCAACCAGCTAGTCAGAAAGGGCCGCGAGAAGGTCCAGAAGAAGAGCAAGGTTCCGGCCTTGAAGGGAGCGCCCTTCCGCCGGGGGGTGTGCACCGTGGTGCGCACCGTGACCCCCAAGAAGCCTAACTCCGCCTTGCGTAAGGTGGCCAAGGTGCGCCTTACCTCCGGGTACGAGGTGACCGCCTACATTCCTGGCGAGGGGCATAACCTGCAGGAGCACTCTGTGGTCCTCGTCCGGGGTGGTCGTGTTAAGGACCTGCCGGGTGTGCGTTACCACATCGTGCGTGGGGTTTACGACGCCCAGGGTGTGAAGGACCGCAAGAAGAGCCGCTCCAAGTACGGAACCAAGAAGCCCAAGGAGACCAAGGGCGCGGCCCCGGCCAAGAAGAA